The Limnohabitans sp. region CGGCCGGGGTTCTTCTTGGCGTGGTCGATCCACTCCTTAACGGTTTTGGCGGGTGAGTTGTTGGGCACCAGCATGATGCTGGGGGCGTTGCCCAAATGACCAATCGGCGTGAAGTCGCGCACCGCGTCGTAAGGCATGCGCGGGTTCAGGTTGGGGCCAATCGAGTGCGTGCTGGAGGTGGACAGCAGCAGCGTGTAGCCGTCGGGCGAGGCCTTGGCGGCCAAGTCTGCGCCCAAGGTACCGCCTGCCCCGGGGCGGTTTTCCACGATCAGGGCCACGCCCAATTTTTCACCCAGCTTTTGCGACACGGTACGGGCGAACAAATCGGTCGCGCCACCGGCCGGAAAAGGCACGATCAGACGCACGGGCTTGTTCGGGTAGCTTTGCGCTTGCGTCCAACCCGCCAAAAGCAAGCCGAGCGTTGCAGCGCACACCGTGCGCAAGAGGTTTCTTTTGTTCATGGTGATGTCCTGTCCAAGATCTGCTCAGCCGAATTTGCCAAGTTAAAGACGGTTACATTTTCGCAGAGCAAGACCTGGCCTGTTGCACACAAGTGACAAGCCCATGAAAGCTGTCAGATGTTGGAACTGCACCAATGACAACGGCCTCCGAAGAGGCCGTTGTGAAGGTCAGGTCAAAGGACGATCAGTCTTCGACAAAAGCCTGTTCGCGTTTGGACTTGATCGATGGCAAAGCCACGATGATCAAGAGCAGCAAGGCGACAGCCAACAAGGTGGCCGACAAAGGACGTGTCACGAAGACACTCCAGTCACCGCGCGACAAGAGCATGGCGCGCCGCAGGTTTTCTTCCATCATCGGACCCAGGATCAGGCCCAACAGCAAGGGTGCTGGCTCCATGCCGAGTTTGATGAAGGTATAACCCACTACACCGAAACCTGCCACCATCCAGATGTCGAAGGTGTTGTTGTTGGTGGAATACACGCCGATCGCGCAGAACAACACGATGGCAGGAAACAGCCAGCGGTAAGGGACAGACAAAAGCTTGATCCAGATACCGATCAAAGGCAGGTTCAAGATGATCAACATCGCGTTACCCAGCCACATCGAAGCAATCAGACCCCAGAACAACTCGGGGTTGCTGGTCATGACCTGAGGGCCGGGCTGGATGTTGTGGATCGTCATCGCGCCCACCATCAAGGCCATCACGGCATTGGGCGGGATGCCCAGTGTCAACAGGGGAATGAAGGAAGTTTGCGACGCCGCATTGTTGGCCGATTCAGGGGCGGCTACGCCTCGGATGTTGCCCTGACCGAAGGGAACCTCGCCAGCGTTGAGCTTGGTTTTCTTCTCAATCGTGTAAGCGGCAAACGCAGACAACAAGGCACCACCGCCAGGCAAGATACCCAAGGTAGAACCCAGGAAAGTACCGCGCAGCACAGCAGGAACCATGTTCTTGAAGTCTTGTGCGGTGGGCATCAATCCGGTCACTTTGGCGGTAAAGACTTCGCGTTGCTCTGCTGGTTTGGCCAGATTGGAGATGATTTCGCCATAACCAAACACACCCATGGCGATGACAATGAAGCCAATGCCATCGGTCAGCTCAGGAATATCAAAACTGTAGCGGGCCACACCCGAATTCACGTCGGTGCCGATGAGACCAATCA contains the following coding sequences:
- a CDS encoding tripartite tricarboxylate transporter permease, giving the protein MELFDNLALGFGVAFTFQNLMYALIGCLLGTLIGVLPGVGPVATIAMLLPATYALPPIAALIMLAGIYYGAQYGGSTTAILVNLPGEASSVVTMIDGYQMARKGRAGPALAAAGLGSFFAGCVGTLILAAFAAPLTEVAFKFGPAEYFSLMVLGLIGAVVLASGSLIKAVGMIILGLLIGLIGTDVNSGVARYSFDIPELTDGIGFIVIAMGVFGYGEIISNLAKPAEQREVFTAKVTGLMPTAQDFKNMVPAVLRGTFLGSTLGILPGGGALLSAFAAYTIEKKTKLNAGEVPFGQGNIRGVAAPESANNAASQTSFIPLLTLGIPPNAVMALMVGAMTIHNIQPGPQVMTSNPELFWGLIASMWLGNAMLIILNLPLIGIWIKLLSVPYRWLFPAIVLFCAIGVYSTNNNTFDIWMVAGFGVVGYTFIKLGMEPAPLLLGLILGPMMEENLRRAMLLSRGDWSVFVTRPLSATLLAVALLLLIIVALPSIKSKREQAFVED